The Triticum urartu cultivar G1812 chromosome 5, Tu2.1, whole genome shotgun sequence genome contains the following window.
AGTTTTGGGAACCGGCTTGCTATAGGACTTTGTCAGCACGATCCTTCTAAGCCACATTATAGAACTCCATACAATCTAACCCAGGGAAATGTCTTAAATGCTGATAGATCACACTCAACGCAGCGAACTCTGTTCCACAAATATTTTTCGGTAAGTAAACTTACATATATTGAATAAATGCTCCAGTTATTTGCTCCAAAAGTTCAAACCATAGTTTTAAATGCCAAATAGCGGCAGTCCTTCAAATCAGGTATAGCTTGCTATTTTGTAACTTTACCAGACAATTGTACATGAATACCATTTAGTGGCACCCTGCTCAAATTGCTATTTAAAATTTAGTCTTCTGGGCAACCAATGCTATTGAATTCATGCTCTAGCAAATTCATCCAAAAGTCCGAACTGACGGGCAATATATTTCAACAACATCCAACAATTTCGTCCCGCGATTTTTCATTGAAATGTGAAAATATGTTTCCCGGATGATAGGTTTCAGGGGATGACCTGATCGCAGGTGCAAGTCTAACTGGCCAACAGGTTGAATACTGACTTCCGGGCAAGCGATGCTCTTGGTACTCCTTATCTTATAGAAGGTGTGCTTGCTACACCCAGTTTTTCTAATTTCCCAATATATGCGGTGTGCTAGATCATTGATTATCCAATCACTTCTCCATTATGCATTATTGGGTTGATATGTTGGTGTTTGAACTTCCTCAGATGAAGTTGGTCAGGCAACCTATTCAACTTACCATGATCAGACTGCCATCTTCAGCGGATTACCTTCAACTGATGTGCGTGCTTTCTTTTGAACAAGTCATGGGAATTAGTTTACTCTTCAGAACAGAACAATTATCTTTGCTCAGGCCAATAATGTATCCGTCTACAGCAATCACAATGCTTTAGATTTTTTTTCTTCATTTGTTATGCCATGATGACGTTTGTTCTTGCAGTTCCAGGAATGGCCACTAGTAGAAGAATCACATGTGGCAGACCAGGCGCCTTTATACTCGCTTGCACCGGTATGCGTTGTTTGATACCCATGATGACCAGTGATAACTTCTGTTGACATGAGCTCAGCTGCTAAATTATGGGACGTGTGTTACTATATTCCAAATGTCTCTTTCCATTTCAAAATAAGATGATAGCAAATTGATGTTTACCATCATAATCGTACCAAACTGTTCAAACCCCGACTGCTTAAAGGTTAAAATTGGGCATGAATTTAAGATCTTCCTTTCCTTCGTGCACTGATGCCTGATGGTGTGTTCCTTTTGTTTCAGCAATGCGGACGAATTCCAACATCTCATGGTTAAATTTCAGCAATCCAGACCTTGCTCTACTAGACTAAACAAGATGGTGGCAACCGGTGATTTAAGTATGGGATTCAGCGTGGCAAAGTTTGTGTAGTGTTTCTGAGTAGCAACGCAGATCTTTCATATTGCTCCATGTGGACCAATGGACCATGTATGTTAAGTTTGCTAGTAGACATTTGGCTTGTACGTATTCTTATAAAAATATCGCACATTTTCACTCATAATATGCTGTGCATCATGAAATTGTTCTCAACAATTTGAACAATGGTAAAATACACAAATGTGAAGAGAGGACACAATAGTTATACAAGATTGGGTTCAGTTTCTTAAATACAAGAGAGCTTCCATTTCTCCAGGATCCTATCAGCTCCTACACCAAGCCCACACAGATCGACACCACAAGCCCTCATCCATCCTCCGCTGTCCATCTGCCAAAGCAAACAAGAACGCAAGATACATTAATCTTCCACCATTGATTGATTGAGCCATGGCTTTGAGCACATTAATTCAGACATGGGTGCAGAGCTCACCTGAGTTGGGACCGACTAGCCAACCACGCACGCATGGCCGCTGATTAGTAGCCGATGTCGGCGTCGTCGACGACGAGGTCGCCGTTGATGAGCTCGCGGTAGGCGGCGACGGGCCAGATGAAGCCCCTGGGGATGATCCTGGCGGCGAGCTCGACGTCGATGATGATCTCCctcatggcgggcttcttctcGCCGCTGACGGCGATGAGGTAGCTGCGGCCGACCCACCCGATCCAGCCGGCGATGTAGAGGAAGAGCACGCCGGGGGTGATGAACTCGCCCCAGTGCCGCTGGTCGCCGCTGACGATGAGGTGGGGCAGGCCGTCGGAGCCGCAGAGCAGGCCGAACTTGCCGTAGTTCTCAAACCGGCGCTTGGTCTTCTCGATGGTGGCCTGGATGGCGAGCGCGGGGGCCGAGTCGGGCGCGTACTTCTTGAGCGACGAGTTGAGCTTCTTCACCGACTGCTTCTCCCGCTTGGCGAACGCCTTGGACTCCTTGCACGGGGTCAGGCCCGCGATGTCGGCGGCAGCCGGCGGCGGGGAGGTGGCGGCGGAGGAGAGGAGGA
Protein-coding sequences here:
- the LOC125510781 gene encoding photosystem I reaction center subunit III, chloroplastic is translated as MAALTASIATSTAFAAKPRLARPPARLSVSCSASSGDNTTPSLSASIKTFSAALALSSVLLSSAATSPPPAAADIAGLTPCKESKAFAKREKQSVKKLNSSLKKYAPDSAPALAIQATIEKTKRRFENYGKFGLLCGSDGLPHLIVSGDQRHWGEFITPGVLFLYIAGWIGWVGRSYLIAVSGEKKPAMREIIIDVELAARIIPRGFIWPVAAYRELINGDLVVDDADIGY